From one Streptomyces sp. ICC1 genomic stretch:
- a CDS encoding DUF4239 domain-containing protein: protein MVVVAVIAVIGAALIAVAAARLGHYLARHRGMPDAGPAVGTAAGVVFSFFILTLAFLMVSSAQDLAVARKGNYAEAGALIDLYLAADRMPAQTKAEVRGHSEKYAHMVIEREWPKMRDGQTDDETWAMVYGLYQLVAKIPADTPPKAVDDSRDAINRLLAQRRVRVADIQGGLPSIMVVTLIGAAALSVGFLVLIGWPKGIRGILGIAALGAVCGYGVWLVLQLNHAYASGVHVEPDAFHEALRRMAFVTSHGI, encoded by the coding sequence ATGGTTGTTGTCGCCGTCATCGCCGTCATCGGAGCCGCCCTGATCGCCGTCGCCGCGGCGCGGCTGGGCCACTACCTGGCGCGCCACCGCGGCATGCCGGACGCGGGCCCGGCCGTGGGTACCGCCGCCGGAGTGGTCTTCTCCTTCTTCATCCTCACCCTGGCCTTCCTGATGGTGAGTTCGGCCCAGGACCTGGCCGTCGCCCGCAAGGGGAACTACGCCGAGGCCGGCGCCCTCATAGACCTGTACTTGGCGGCCGACCGGATGCCGGCGCAGACGAAGGCGGAAGTGCGCGGCCACTCCGAGAAGTACGCACACATGGTCATCGAGCGCGAATGGCCGAAGATGCGGGACGGCCAGACGGACGACGAGACCTGGGCCATGGTCTACGGGCTCTACCAGCTGGTGGCCAAGATCCCGGCGGACACCCCGCCCAAGGCCGTGGACGACTCCAGGGACGCGATCAACCGGCTGCTGGCGCAGCGCCGGGTCCGGGTGGCGGACATCCAGGGCGGGCTCCCGTCCATCATGGTGGTCACCCTGATCGGCGCGGCCGCCCTGTCCGTGGGCTTCCTGGTCCTCATCGGCTGGCCCAAGGGCATCCGGGGGATCCTCGGCATCGCCGCCCTCGGCGCCGTCTGCGGCTACGGGGTCTGGCTGGTCCTCCAGCTCAACCACGCCTACGCGTCGGGGGTCCACGTCGAGCCCGACGCCTTCCACGAGGCACTGCGCCGGATGGCGTTCGTCACCTCGCACGGCATCTGA
- a CDS encoding isochorismatase family protein: protein MNAPLTASPTLREIFGLDSGLPRLADTALVMIDFQNTYTAGVLELEGVREALAAGARLLAAARAAGIPVVHVVNDSGWNSPYDIRAEIGAICAEVAPVDGEPVVVKEFPDAFHDTVLEKVLRELGAGTELVLAGFMTHMCVVFTAHGAITRGYRPTVVAEATATRPLAGPDGTVVPAAALQAASLVTVADRFGAVAPTVDSLIG, encoded by the coding sequence ATGAACGCTCCGCTCACCGCTTCGCCGACGCTGCGCGAGATCTTCGGACTCGACTCCGGTCTGCCCCGGCTCGCCGACACCGCTCTCGTCATGATCGATTTCCAGAACACCTACACCGCCGGGGTGCTGGAGCTGGAGGGCGTACGGGAGGCCCTCGCGGCCGGTGCCCGGCTGCTCGCCGCCGCCCGCGCCGCCGGGATCCCCGTGGTCCACGTCGTGAACGACTCGGGCTGGAACTCCCCCTACGACATCCGTGCGGAGATCGGCGCCATCTGCGCGGAGGTCGCCCCCGTCGACGGGGAGCCCGTCGTGGTCAAGGAGTTCCCCGACGCCTTCCACGACACCGTCCTGGAGAAGGTGCTGCGCGAGCTGGGGGCGGGGACGGAGCTGGTGCTGGCCGGCTTCATGACGCACATGTGCGTCGTCTTCACCGCCCACGGTGCCATCACCCGCGGCTACCGGCCCACCGTCGTCGCCGAGGCCACCGCCACCCGCCCGCTGGCCGGCCCCGACGGCACCGTCGTCCCGGCGGCCGCCCTGCAGGCCGCCTCGCTGGTCACGGTCGCCGACCGGTTCGGCGCGGTCGCGCCCACGGTGGACTCCCTCATCGGCTGA
- a CDS encoding GNAT family protein produces MLRLERLRAEHGDILLAFEQENREYFARSVPDRGDTYFTFTGFEARHRALLAEQEAGTCHFHVVLDEHGALVGRVNLVDVEEGTAELGYRIGERAAGRGTATAAVGEVCLLAASPYGLRTLTAVTTLDNAASAAVLRRSGFTPTGDLTVDGRPGRSYRRALPAAG; encoded by the coding sequence ATGCTGCGACTGGAGCGGCTCCGCGCCGAACACGGAGACATCCTGCTGGCCTTCGAGCAGGAGAACAGGGAGTACTTCGCCCGCTCCGTACCGGACCGGGGCGACACGTACTTCACCTTCACCGGGTTCGAGGCACGCCACCGCGCGCTGCTCGCCGAACAGGAGGCGGGCACGTGCCACTTCCATGTCGTCCTGGACGAGCACGGAGCCCTCGTCGGCCGGGTCAACCTCGTCGACGTCGAGGAAGGCACCGCCGAACTCGGCTACCGCATCGGGGAACGCGCGGCGGGCCGCGGTACGGCCACGGCCGCCGTCGGGGAAGTCTGCCTGCTCGCCGCCTCGCCGTACGGGCTCCGCACCCTCACCGCGGTGACCACCCTGGACAACGCGGCGTCCGCGGCTGTCCTGCGCCGGTCCGGCTTCACGCCGACGGGGGACCTCACCGTCGACGGCCGCCCCGGGCGGAGCTACCGGCGCGCGCTCCCCGCCGCGGGCTGA
- a CDS encoding TetR/AcrR family transcriptional regulator, translating into MEAETANATDEYGIPVAPGLPDAARRKRQAIMEAAAAEFLAEGYSAASMDSITSRSGVSKATVYKHFGNKERLFLAAIGGILRRTYAGLEPYGSTIAEAGDLRGALIGATRDWAALLLRPDIVSLRRLVIGETDRFPQLGRLWYDLTYDMCDGPLTEAVAALGRSGKLDVPDPVLAVRQLVATTVGVPQLVHTFLPDTETDPAELTRVVTSGVDLFLARYATPTDCR; encoded by the coding sequence ATGGAAGCCGAGACGGCGAACGCCACGGACGAGTACGGCATCCCGGTCGCCCCCGGCCTCCCTGACGCCGCCCGGCGCAAGCGGCAGGCGATCATGGAGGCGGCCGCCGCCGAGTTCCTGGCCGAGGGCTATTCCGCCGCTTCCATGGACTCGATCACCAGCCGCTCCGGGGTGTCCAAGGCCACGGTCTACAAGCACTTCGGCAACAAGGAGCGCCTGTTCCTCGCCGCCATCGGCGGGATCCTGCGGCGCACGTACGCCGGCCTCGAGCCGTACGGCTCCACGATCGCGGAAGCCGGCGATTTGCGCGGCGCCCTGATCGGCGCCACCCGGGACTGGGCCGCGCTGCTGCTGCGCCCCGACATCGTGTCGCTACGGCGCCTGGTCATCGGGGAGACCGACCGTTTCCCGCAGCTCGGCCGGCTCTGGTACGACCTCACGTACGACATGTGCGACGGCCCCCTCACGGAGGCCGTCGCAGCCCTCGGTCGGAGCGGGAAGCTGGACGTGCCCGACCCCGTGCTCGCCGTGCGGCAGCTCGTCGCCACCACCGTGGGCGTCCCGCAGCTGGTCCACACCTTCCTGCCCGACACCGAGACGGATCCGGCGGAGCTCACCCGCGTCGTCACCTCGGGCGTGGACCTGTTCCTGGCCCGGTACGCCACTCCCACAGATTGCCGATGA
- a CDS encoding N-acetylneuraminate synthase family protein yields MSSHRLRTFGSRTAGPGRPVYVVGEIGINHNGDLGNAFALIDAAAEAGCDAVKFQKRTPEICTPRDQWDIERDTPWGRMTYIDYRHRVEFGEAEYRAIDEHCAKRGIDWFASPWDTEAVAFLEKFDVPAHKVASASLTDDELLRALRATGRTVVLSTGMSTPKQIRHAVEVLGSDNILLCHATSTYPAKAEELNLRVINTLQEEYPNVPIGYSGHETGLQTTLAAVALGAAFVERHITLDRAMWGSDQAASVEPGGLTRLVRDIRTIETALGDGVKRVYASELGPMKKLRRVQGELASV; encoded by the coding sequence TTGTCGTCCCACCGCCTCCGCACCTTCGGCTCGCGCACCGCCGGCCCCGGCCGCCCCGTGTACGTCGTCGGCGAGATCGGCATCAACCACAACGGCGACCTCGGCAACGCCTTCGCCCTCATCGACGCCGCCGCCGAGGCGGGCTGCGACGCCGTGAAGTTCCAGAAGCGCACCCCCGAGATCTGCACCCCCCGCGATCAGTGGGACATCGAGCGCGACACCCCCTGGGGCCGCATGACCTACATCGACTACCGCCACCGCGTGGAGTTCGGCGAGGCCGAGTACCGCGCCATCGACGAGCACTGCGCCAAGCGCGGCATCGACTGGTTCGCCTCCCCGTGGGACACCGAGGCCGTCGCCTTCCTGGAGAAGTTCGACGTCCCCGCCCACAAGGTCGCCTCCGCCTCGCTGACCGACGACGAGCTGCTGCGCGCCCTGCGCGCCACCGGCCGCACCGTCGTCCTCTCCACCGGCATGTCCACCCCGAAGCAGATCCGGCACGCGGTGGAGGTGCTCGGCAGCGACAACATCCTGCTCTGCCACGCCACTTCGACGTACCCGGCCAAGGCGGAGGAGCTCAACCTGCGGGTCATCAACACCCTCCAGGAGGAGTACCCCAACGTCCCCATCGGCTACTCCGGCCACGAGACGGGCCTGCAGACCACCCTGGCGGCGGTCGCGCTCGGAGCCGCCTTCGTCGAGCGCCACATCACCCTCGACCGCGCGATGTGGGGCTCCGACCAGGCGGCCTCCGTCGAGCCCGGCGGCCTGACCCGGCTGGTCCGCGACATCCGCACCATCGAGACCGCGCTGGGCGACGGCGTCAAGCGCGTCTACGCCTCCGAGCTCGGCCCGATGAAGAAGCTCCGCCGGGTCCAGGGCGAGCTCGCCTCGGTGTGA
- a CDS encoding DJ-1/PfpI family protein — protein sequence MPSNRRIVIVVFPDVDLLDVTGPAEVFALANRETEGRAGYQVQLAGPSRGAVTTAAGVRLLADLAFDEVSGVLDTLLVPGAVDLRPQGPVARVDRDVVEWVRVTAPQARRVASVCVGAHLLAAAGLLDGKRATTHWSTAAQLAAEHPEVTVDADPIFVRSGKVWTGAGISACMDLALAMVAEDLGEQVALAVARQLVMYLKRQGGQSQFSVPLSRPAGSRRDIEELRTYIAEHLEADLSTVALAGRMALSERHFARVFRKETGTSPASYVEAVRVEAARRLLESTDQPLDRLAAACGFGSVETLHRALRKQIDTTPAAYRRRFRTTA from the coding sequence ATGCCCAGCAACCGCCGCATCGTCATCGTGGTCTTTCCGGACGTCGACCTCCTCGACGTGACGGGTCCGGCCGAGGTGTTCGCCCTGGCCAACCGCGAGACCGAGGGCCGCGCGGGCTATCAGGTGCAGTTGGCGGGCCCCTCGCGCGGCGCGGTCACCACGGCGGCCGGGGTCCGGCTGCTGGCGGACCTCGCCTTCGACGAGGTGAGCGGCGTGCTGGACACGCTGCTCGTGCCCGGCGCGGTCGACCTGCGCCCGCAGGGCCCGGTCGCCCGGGTCGACCGGGACGTCGTGGAATGGGTCAGGGTGACCGCGCCGCAGGCCCGCCGCGTGGCGTCGGTGTGCGTGGGCGCGCACCTGCTGGCCGCCGCCGGGCTGCTGGACGGGAAGCGGGCGACCACGCACTGGTCGACCGCGGCCCAACTGGCCGCCGAACACCCGGAGGTGACGGTCGACGCGGACCCGATCTTCGTCAGGTCCGGGAAGGTGTGGACCGGCGCGGGGATCAGCGCCTGCATGGACCTCGCGCTGGCGATGGTGGCCGAGGACCTGGGCGAGCAGGTCGCCCTCGCGGTGGCCCGGCAGCTGGTGATGTACCTCAAGCGCCAGGGCGGGCAGAGCCAGTTCTCGGTACCGCTGAGCCGGCCCGCCGGGTCCAGGCGGGACATCGAGGAACTGCGGACGTACATCGCGGAGCACCTCGAAGCCGATCTGTCCACGGTGGCGCTGGCCGGGCGGATGGCGCTGAGCGAGCGGCACTTCGCGCGGGTCTTCCGCAAGGAGACCGGCACCAGCCCGGCCTCGTACGTCGAGGCCGTCCGGGTGGAGGCGGCGCGGCGTCTGCTGGAGAGCACCGACCAGCCACTGGACCGGCTCGCCGCCGCCTGCGGATTCGGCTCCGTGGAGACCTTGCACCGGGCGCTGCGCAAGCAGATCGACACGACGCCCGCCGCCTACCGCCGCCGCTTCCGCACGACCGCCTGA
- a CDS encoding DinB family protein, with the protein MGHMSDQPERWTQATVYPDMWADPADDPRNNEDSPDGELATLLDFLANYRITLRMKCEGLDPEQLARRAVPPSTMSLLGLLRHLAEVERDWRNWISDGDPLPKLYGKKDADFEGAVAEQAVVDAAYADLAREQAEVDAALAGHPDLGERLGKDRIAVRELIVHRIEEYARHCGHADLLRECVDGRVGQ; encoded by the coding sequence ATGGGGCACATGAGTGATCAACCCGAGCGATGGACCCAGGCGACCGTCTACCCCGACATGTGGGCGGACCCGGCCGACGACCCCCGCAACAACGAGGACAGCCCGGACGGCGAGCTCGCCACGCTGCTGGACTTCCTCGCGAACTACCGCATCACCCTGCGGATGAAGTGCGAGGGCCTGGATCCGGAGCAGCTGGCCCGCCGGGCGGTCCCGCCGTCGACGATGTCGCTGCTCGGCCTGCTCCGGCACCTCGCCGAAGTGGAACGGGACTGGCGCAACTGGATCAGCGACGGTGATCCGCTGCCGAAGCTGTACGGCAAGAAGGACGCCGACTTCGAGGGGGCCGTCGCCGAGCAGGCCGTCGTCGACGCCGCGTACGCCGATCTGGCGCGCGAGCAGGCCGAGGTCGACGCCGCGCTCGCCGGGCACCCGGATCTGGGCGAGCGGCTGGGCAAGGACCGGATCGCGGTGCGGGAGCTGATCGTGCACCGGATCGAGGAGTACGCCCGGCACTGCGGGCACGCCGACCTGCTGCGCGAGTGCGTCGACGGCAGGGTGGGCCAGTGA
- a CDS encoding ABC transporter ATP-binding protein, producing the protein MNASSPPPAVELHGITKRFPGVVANKDIAITVRKGTVHALVGENGAGKSTLMKILYGMQKPDEGTIAIDGEQVSFTSPGDAIARGIGMVHQHFMLADNLTVLENVVLGGEKLYGIGAKARKKIKEISDAYGLGVRPDALVEDLGVADRQRVEILKVLYRGAKILILDEPTAVLVPQEVDALFDNLRELKSEGLTVIFISHKLGEVLKVADDITVIRRGTTVGTADPRTTTTKQLAELMVGSELPSPETRESTVTTTPMLQVESLTIAEGGAPVATEDTARTPGLPDANVRESAAAGRLLLDGISFTIHKGEILGIAGVEGNGQTELIEALMGMMTPDAGAITLDGKDITKAPVRKRREGGIGYIPEDRHRHGLLLESSLWENRILGHVTEAPNSKRGILDPKAARKDTERIVREYDVRTPGIEVTAASLSGGNQQKLIVGREMSHNPKFLIAAHPTRGVDVGAQAQIWDAIREARREGLAVLLISADLDELIGLSDTLRVIYRGRLVADADPATVTPEELGTAMTGAASGHLEATDNHSAAGTETRTDSPEDEAR; encoded by the coding sequence ATCAACGCGTCCAGCCCGCCCCCCGCCGTAGAACTGCACGGCATCACCAAGCGCTTCCCCGGCGTCGTCGCCAACAAGGACATCGCGATCACCGTCCGCAAGGGCACGGTCCACGCCCTCGTCGGTGAGAACGGCGCCGGCAAGTCGACTCTGATGAAGATCCTCTACGGCATGCAGAAGCCGGACGAGGGGACCATCGCCATCGACGGGGAGCAGGTCTCCTTCACCAGCCCCGGCGACGCCATCGCCCGCGGCATCGGCATGGTGCACCAGCACTTCATGCTGGCCGACAACCTCACCGTCCTGGAGAACGTGGTTCTCGGCGGCGAGAAGCTCTACGGCATCGGCGCGAAGGCCCGCAAGAAGATCAAGGAGATCTCGGACGCGTACGGCCTCGGCGTGCGCCCCGACGCGCTGGTCGAGGACCTCGGCGTCGCCGACCGGCAGCGCGTGGAGATCCTCAAGGTCCTCTACCGCGGCGCCAAGATCCTCATCCTCGACGAGCCGACCGCCGTGCTCGTGCCGCAGGAGGTGGACGCCCTCTTCGACAACCTGCGCGAGCTCAAGTCCGAGGGCCTGACCGTCATCTTCATCTCGCACAAGCTGGGCGAGGTCCTGAAGGTCGCCGACGACATCACCGTCATCCGGCGCGGCACCACGGTCGGCACCGCCGACCCGCGCACCACCACGACCAAGCAGCTCGCCGAGCTGATGGTCGGCTCCGAGCTCCCGTCGCCCGAGACCCGCGAGTCCACGGTGACCACCACCCCGATGCTCCAGGTCGAGTCCCTGACGATCGCCGAGGGCGGCGCGCCCGTGGCCACGGAGGACACCGCGCGCACGCCGGGGCTGCCGGACGCCAACGTGCGCGAGAGCGCGGCCGCCGGCCGCCTCCTGCTCGACGGGATCAGCTTCACGATCCACAAGGGCGAGATCCTCGGCATCGCGGGCGTCGAGGGCAACGGCCAGACCGAGCTCATCGAGGCCCTCATGGGCATGATGACCCCCGACGCGGGCGCCATCACCCTCGACGGCAAGGACATCACCAAGGCCCCGGTCCGCAAGCGGCGCGAGGGCGGCATCGGCTACATCCCCGAGGACCGCCACCGCCACGGACTGCTGCTGGAGTCCTCCCTCTGGGAGAACCGCATCCTCGGCCACGTCACCGAGGCCCCCAACTCCAAGCGCGGCATCCTCGACCCGAAGGCCGCCCGCAAGGACACCGAGCGGATCGTGCGCGAGTACGACGTCCGCACGCCCGGCATCGAGGTCACCGCGGCCTCGCTCTCCGGCGGCAACCAGCAGAAGCTGATCGTCGGCCGCGAGATGAGCCACAACCCGAAGTTCCTCATCGCGGCCCACCCCACGCGCGGCGTGGACGTCGGCGCGCAGGCGCAGATCTGGGACGCGATCCGCGAGGCCCGCCGCGAGGGCCTGGCCGTCCTGCTGATCTCGGCCGACCTGGACGAGCTCATCGGCCTGTCCGACACCCTGCGCGTCATCTACCGCGGCCGCCTGGTCGCCGACGCGGACCCCGCGACCGTCACCCCGGAGGAGCTCGGCACCGCCATGACGGGCGCCGCCTCCGGGCACCTGGAAGCCACCGACAACCACTCCGCCGCCGGCAC
- a CDS encoding amidohydrolase has product MSRESQTAQPAAPDRPELPGKLPDHLRAELIAFRRDLHMHPELGHQEFRTTAAIKARLEKAGLRPKVLKSGTGLICDVGTWDGVRPMLALRADIDALPIPDAKTHVSYRSTVPDRAHACGHDVHTAVVLGAGLVLAELDRQGLLPRPVRLLFQPAEEVLPGGATEAIDSAVLDGVGKIVAVHCDPRVDAGRIGLRSGPITSACDRLEVTLEGPGGHTARPHLTTDLVTAAARLALDLPAVLARRMDARSGMSVTWGRIEAGHACNVIPMHAELSGTVRCLDLASWHEAPDQIHAVIDEIASMHRAKSEITYVRGVPPVVNDPVVTELLREAMGARRGSDSVEDTEQSLGGEDFSWYLEHVPGAMARLGVRTPGDTAKRDLHRGDFDVDEAAIGVGVEFFTAAALLDGAPFEGRRARSAGPAGSAG; this is encoded by the coding sequence ATGTCCCGCGAGTCCCAGACCGCCCAGCCCGCCGCGCCCGACCGGCCCGAGCTGCCCGGCAAGCTTCCGGACCACCTGCGTGCCGAACTGATCGCCTTCCGCCGGGACTTGCACATGCATCCCGAGCTAGGACACCAGGAGTTCCGCACGACGGCGGCGATCAAGGCCCGGCTGGAGAAAGCGGGCCTGCGCCCGAAGGTGCTGAAGTCGGGCACCGGACTCATCTGTGACGTGGGGACCTGGGACGGCGTGCGCCCCATGCTGGCCCTGCGCGCGGACATCGACGCCCTGCCCATCCCGGACGCCAAGACGCACGTCTCGTACCGCTCGACCGTCCCGGACCGCGCCCACGCCTGCGGCCACGACGTGCACACCGCCGTCGTCCTCGGTGCCGGCCTGGTCCTCGCCGAGCTCGACCGCCAGGGGCTGCTGCCCCGCCCGGTGCGGCTGCTCTTCCAGCCCGCCGAGGAGGTGCTGCCGGGCGGCGCCACCGAGGCCATCGACTCCGCGGTGCTGGACGGCGTGGGCAAGATCGTCGCGGTGCACTGCGACCCGCGGGTCGACGCGGGCCGGATCGGCCTGCGCAGCGGGCCCATCACCTCGGCCTGCGACCGCCTGGAGGTCACCCTCGAGGGCCCGGGCGGGCACACCGCCCGCCCGCACCTGACCACCGACCTGGTGACGGCCGCCGCCCGGCTCGCCCTCGACCTGCCGGCCGTGCTGGCCCGGCGGATGGACGCCCGCTCGGGCATGTCGGTCACCTGGGGCCGGATCGAGGCCGGGCACGCCTGCAACGTCATCCCGATGCACGCGGAGCTGTCCGGAACCGTTCGGTGCCTGGACCTGGCCTCCTGGCACGAGGCCCCGGACCAGATCCACGCCGTCATCGACGAGATCGCCTCGATGCACCGCGCCAAATCGGAGATCACCTACGTCCGCGGGGTCCCCCCGGTCGTCAACGATCCGGTGGTCACCGAACTGCTGCGCGAGGCGATGGGCGCCCGGCGCGGCTCCGACTCGGTCGAGGACACCGAGCAGAGCCTGGGCGGGGAGGACTTCTCCTGGTACCTGGAGCACGTGCCCGGAGCCATGGCGCGCCTGGGTGTCCGTACCCCCGGCGACACGGCCAAGCGCGATCTGCACCGGGGCGACTTCGATGTGGACGAGGCCGCGATCGGGGTCGGCGTGGAGTTCTTCACGGCCGCGGCCCTGCTCGACGGCGCGCCGTTCGAAGGGCGGCGCGCCAGGTCCGCGGGGCCGGCCGGGTCCGCGGGGTAG
- a CDS encoding BMP family ABC transporter substrate-binding protein produces the protein MRRITRIATVGIAASALALSATACGGKSSSDSSSKEPSAAIAYDIGGRGDQSFNDAAYAGLQQAEKDLQIKGAEAEPTDGEGEADKVQRLTELARKGNNPVIGVGFAYAPAIKKVSEKFPKTTFGIIDDTSVTAPNVANLVFNEEQGSYLAGVAAAKVSKTGTVGFIGGVEVPLIKKFEAGFVQGVKDTNPNAKVLTQYLTQPPNFDGFAKPDLGKAAAEGQLDKGADVVYAAAGLAGSGAIEATAAKGKWAIGVDSDQYSQAGLAKYKDHILTSVTKQVSQSVFNLIKSVKDGKPQVGEVRYGLDKDGVGLADSNPEYKKMTDVIAAVEKAKADIIAKKIEVKTAP, from the coding sequence TTGCGCCGGATCACCAGGATCGCCACCGTGGGCATCGCAGCCTCCGCGCTGGCCCTCTCGGCCACCGCCTGTGGCGGAAAGTCGTCCTCGGATTCCTCTTCGAAGGAGCCCAGCGCCGCCATCGCGTACGACATCGGTGGCCGCGGCGACCAGTCGTTCAACGATGCCGCCTACGCGGGTCTGCAGCAGGCCGAGAAGGACCTGCAGATCAAGGGCGCCGAGGCGGAGCCCACCGACGGTGAGGGCGAGGCCGACAAGGTCCAGCGCCTCACCGAGCTGGCCCGCAAGGGCAACAACCCGGTCATCGGCGTCGGTTTCGCCTACGCGCCGGCCATCAAGAAGGTCTCCGAGAAGTTCCCGAAGACCACCTTCGGCATCATCGACGACACCTCGGTGACCGCGCCGAACGTCGCCAACCTGGTCTTCAACGAGGAGCAGGGCTCCTACCTGGCCGGCGTCGCCGCCGCCAAGGTGTCCAAGACCGGCACGGTCGGCTTCATCGGCGGTGTCGAGGTTCCGCTGATCAAGAAGTTCGAGGCGGGCTTCGTCCAGGGCGTCAAGGACACCAACCCGAACGCCAAGGTGCTCACCCAGTACCTGACCCAGCCGCCGAACTTCGACGGCTTCGCCAAGCCCGACCTGGGCAAGGCCGCGGCCGAGGGCCAGCTCGACAAGGGCGCCGACGTGGTCTACGCGGCCGCCGGTCTGGCCGGTTCCGGTGCCATCGAGGCCACCGCCGCCAAGGGCAAGTGGGCCATCGGCGTCGACTCGGACCAGTACAGCCAGGCCGGTCTGGCGAAGTACAAGGACCACATCCTGACCTCGGTCACCAAGCAGGTCTCGCAGTCCGTCTTCAACCTGATCAAGTCGGTCAAGGACGGCAAGCCGCAGGTCGGCGAGGTCCGCTACGGCCTCGACAAGGACGGCGTCGGCCTGGCCGACTCCAACCCCGAGTACAAGAAGATGACCGACGTCATCGCCGCGGTGGAGAAGGCCAAGGCCGACATCATCGCCAAGAAGATCGAGGTCAAGACCGCGCCGTAA